GGGACGGTGTTCTGGCCGTGCTCGTCGAACTCGACCGGGCCAATGATCGTGTCCTGCTTCTTCATCCGCTTCAGCCGCTGCGCCACCTTGGCGCGATCGGGCCCGACCTCCTCGATGGTGTCTATGACGAGGTGAGTCGCTACGTACGCGAACGGGCCGTAGGCCTCCGACGGCTCCTTGAAGTTCATCTTGGCGTACGCCTCGAGGAACCTCTTCCCGCCGGGGAGCTTCTCGGTCGGCGCCCCCTCGACGAAGCAGTAGACGCCCTCGGCGCTGGGGCCCGCGGTCTCGATGAACGTGTCGGACTTGATGCCCGAGGTCCCCTGGAACTGGGCCTTGACCCCGAGCTTGTCCATCTGGACCTTGACGCGGACGCCGTCCGGCGTCAGGCCACCGTAGTAGATCACCTCGGGCTTCTCGGCCTTGACCTTCGTCAGCTCGGCCGCGTAGTCCTTCTGGTCCTTGGCGGTTCCGGTCACCGACAGGATCTTGCCGCCGACCTTCTCCAGCCCTTCGGTGAAGTACTTGGCGTGGCCCCGGCCGTAGTCGGTGGTGTCGTGGATGATCGAGAAGGTCCTGAAACCGAGCTTCTTCACGGCGAACGCGGCGGCGATGTGGTTCTGGTTGATCATCGTGCCGTTGACCCGCGTGACCTCCACGTGCTTGTGGCTGTAGGTGATGTCCGGGAGCACCGCCCCCCACACCATGGATGGCAGCCCCAGCTTGTGGAAGCTGTCCACGGTGGCGATGGCGACGACGCTGCAGTAGTGGGAGACAGAGGCGATGACCTCCGGGTCCGAGCCGGCCTTGAGCGCTGCCTGCACGCCCACGGTGGGCTTGCACTCGTCGTCCAGCACGATCGTCTCGTAGCGGTACTTGCTCCTGGGGTCCGCGTTCCTCTCGGCGACGGCGAGCAAGAAGGAGTTCCGACCGCCTAGTCCGTTCGAGGCGGTCCCGCCGGTCAGCGGCGCAATGAACGAGAGCTTGACCACCTTCTTGCCCTGGGCGCGGGCGCTCCGCAAAGGGCTTCCGAAGGCCACCAGGC
Above is a window of Candidatus Rokuibacteriota bacterium DNA encoding:
- a CDS encoding branched-chain amino acid ABC transporter substrate-binding protein; the encoded protein is MDDRVSRLDTDGTASRELSRRDLLRTGVSIGIGLVAFGSPLRSARAQGKKVVKLSFIAPLTGGTASNGLGGRNSFLLAVAERNADPRSKYRYETIVLDDECKPTVGVQAALKAGSDPEVIASVSHYCSVVAIATVDSFHKLGLPSMVWGAVLPDITYSHKHVEVTRVNGTMINQNHIAAAFAVKKLGFRTFSIIHDTTDYGRGHAKYFTEGLEKVGGKILSVTGTAKDQKDYAAELTKVKAEKPEVIYYGGLTPDGVRVKVQMDKLGVKAQFQGTSGIKSDTFIETAGPSAEGVYCFVEGAPTEKLPGGKRFLEAYAKMNFKEPSEAYGPFAYVATHLVIDTIEEVGPDRAKVAQRLKRMKKQDTIIGPVEFDEHGQNTVPLITTHVAQDGKWVVWEDSEYAAGKRELPGLRFKRERG